The DNA sequence ACCAGAACGACCTCATGGCCGCAGCCTAGGACGCCGTCCATGTGATCCGGGTGCGGACCGCGGCCCGGGTGCGGACGCGTATGGGAGGCTGGGGGCACCATGACCGACACCCCCGCCCCCGTCCGCCTCACCGTCGACGGCCTGCCGGGCTGGAGCGGTCCCGGAAGCGTCTCGGAGGACGCTGTCTACGAGGCCTTCGTCGCGTGGGCCGAGGCGGGAGGGATCACGCTCTACCCGGCGCAGGACGAGTCCGCGATCGCGATCGTCGGGGGCGCCAACCTGATCCTCAGCACGCCGACCGGCACGGGGAAGTCGCTCGTCGCGGTCGCCGCGCACTTCGCCGCCCTGGCACGCGGGGAGCGGAGCTTCTACACGGCGCCCATCAAGGCGCTCGTCTCGGAGAAGTTCTTCGCGCTCGTCGACATCTTCGGCGCCGAGAACGTCGGCATGATGACCGGCGACTCCGCGGTCAACGCCGACGCGCCGATCATCTGCTGCACGGCGGAGATCCTCGCTAACCTGGCCCTGCGCCACGGCGAGGAGACTCCGGCGGGCCAGGTCGTGATGGACGAGTTCCACTTCTACTCCGACCCCGATCGCGGCTGGGCGTGGCAGATCCCCCTGCTCCTCCTGAACCGCGCCCAGTTCGTGCTCATGTCGGCCACCCTCGGCGACGTGACCGCGCTCGCCGCGGACCTCGGCCGCCGGACCGGGCGCGAGACGGCGACCGTCACCGGCGTCGAACGCCCCGTGCCGCTGCACTACCGGTACGAGCTGACGCCGATCCACGAGACGATCGACGACCTCCTCCACACGGGCGAGGCGCCGATCTACGTCGTGCACTTCTCCCAGCTGGCGGCCCTCGAGCGCGCGCAGTCGCTGTCGAGCGCCAAGATCGCCTCCCGCGAGCAGCGCGACGCCATCGCCGAGCTGATCGGCGGCTTCCGGTTCACCACCTCGTTCGGCCGCACGCTGTCCCGCCTGCTGCGGCAGGGCATCGGGGTCCACCACGCCGGCATGCTGCCCAAGTACCGCCGGCTCGTCGAGCAGCTCGCCCAGCGCGGGATGCTGCGCGTCATCTGCGGAACGGACACGCTCGGCGTCGGCATCAACGTTCCGATCAGGACCGTTCTGCTCACCGCGCTCACGAAGTTCGACGGCACCCGGATGCGGCAGCTCAACGCGCGCGAGTTCCACCAGATCGCCGGACGTGCCGGCAGGGCCGGCTACGACACCGCGGGAACCGTCGTCGTGCAGGCTCCCGAGCACGAGTCGGAGAACCTCAAGGCGCTCGAGAAGGCCGGGGACGACCCCAAGAAGCGCCGCAAGATCGTCCGGAAGAAGGCGCCCGAGGGCTTCGTCTCCTGGGGCGAGCCCTCGTTCCGCAAGCTCGTCGAGGCGGAGCCCGAGACCCTCACCTCCTCGATGCAGATGACGAGCGCCATGCTCATC is a window from the Leifsonia sp. AG29 genome containing:
- a CDS encoding DEAD/DEAH box helicase, with protein sequence MTDTPAPVRLTVDGLPGWSGPGSVSEDAVYEAFVAWAEAGGITLYPAQDESAIAIVGGANLILSTPTGTGKSLVAVAAHFAALARGERSFYTAPIKALVSEKFFALVDIFGAENVGMMTGDSAVNADAPIICCTAEILANLALRHGEETPAGQVVMDEFHFYSDPDRGWAWQIPLLLLNRAQFVLMSATLGDVTALAADLGRRTGRETATVTGVERPVPLHYRYELTPIHETIDDLLHTGEAPIYVVHFSQLAALERAQSLSSAKIASREQRDAIAELIGGFRFTTSFGRTLSRLLRQGIGVHHAGMLPKYRRLVEQLAQRGMLRVICGTDTLGVGINVPIRTVLLTALTKFDGTRMRQLNAREFHQIAGRAGRAGYDTAGTVVVQAPEHESENLKALEKAGDDPKKRRKIVRKKAPEGFVSWGEPSFRKLVEAEPETLTSSMQMTSAMLINVIGRGGDVYGHVRALVFDNHEPWKRQLALARRAIELYRSLLTAGVVENVGGEVRLTVDLQPNFALNQPLSPFALAAFELFDAESPSYALDLVSVVEATLDDPRPVLSAQQFLARGEAVAAMKAEGIEYDERMEALERVTHPKPHEELLRETFATYASSQPWVADFELSPKSVVRDLYERAMTFGEYISFYKLARSEGVVLRYLSDAYRALGQTVPLELRTEDLRDIIEWLGELVRQVDSSLLDEWEELVHPDAARHAAEAGELAPPAPRNVTTNRRAFFVLVRNELFRRVQLAALDRVQELGALEAEAAALAAGGAGAPEERWFDELAWDEALEAYYAEHDEIRTDAAARSSAFLSVDENPDGAPGTWRVRQTFADPAGDHDWGISADVLLDASVREGVAVIRVTAVGMLGES